CCAGTCCCTTCTCCGCTTTGTTTTCGCTGCCGATCGGACCGCTCTTGATGCGTGGAGATTCGTCTTACGCGGGGCAACCGGTGTTGGTGATCGGGTACTTCGTCTGCAGTTTGCTGATCATTGCGTTGGCGGCCTGCCTGATCGCCTGGAAGCTGCGCCCGAAGCATTAAGCAGGTCGGCTGGAATGATCGGGCACAACCATGTGAGCCATTTGGGCGTTGGCCCCGGTTGCGAAATGTTTGCTATTAACGATCTGATAGCGAATGCAATTTTTCTTCCGGCTTCTATCTTTCTTCATCCCGGTAGGAATTTCAGATGGTAGCCGGGGGTCGCTGCGTGGGACGTTCGAAAAACAAATGGTGGCTGGCGTCTGGGTTTCGCCCCGGATGGGGCCGTCGTGGGAGTTGGGGGCGTCCCTCGCTCACGCTTCGGGTTGTGATGGGTGGTCTTGGCCGACTCGGACGGCAAGAGTGCCCGTCCTACATTCGTTGAAACGTCGTTGGCGACTGAGTCGACAAGCCGTCAACATTTGACGCTCTGATAGCGGATGCAAATTTTCTTCCGGCTACCATCTGTCATCCCGGTAGGGATGAAAACTTGCGCAAACGAACACGCTCCACAACACCGAATATTTAGCAGTCCAGCGTTAGCCCCGGTTGCGCGTGAAAACCGTGGCTAACGCCAACGGCTCACATACCCGACGACACCTGCGTACCTGTTTAGGAAGGGGACAGAGCCACAGGGAAGCGGGGACGCGGGTGAGGTTCGAAAACGCTTGTCTCGGATCGGTGTCGGACCTTGCGGCCAGCCCGCGAAAATGACAGTCTACCGGGCCCGCGATTTGCGATTGAAATCCGTCTCCCTTCACCTGTTGCAGCGATTTATGAGCCTCGTCACGACTCCATTCGGCCAAACCAAGGACGGGAAACCAGTCCAGAAAATCACGCTGACCAATTCACACGGCCATCGTGTCTCGGTGATGAACTGGGGAGCATCGTTGCTCGAAGTGGAAGTGCCCGATCGCGATGGCAAGTTGGCGAACGTCAACATGGTGTTTGACTCGCTCGACCGATACCTGGATTCACATCCCGGTTTCGGAAGTTCGATCGGTCGGTTTTGCAATCGCATAGGCTTCGGCAAATTTGACATCGACGGCGAGGCTTACCAGGTCACCGTCAATCACGGCCAGCACTGCTTGCATGGCGGCGAAGTCAATTTTTCACACAAGTGGTGGGATGCTGATCTGGTTTCCGGAAAAGACGCCCATGGCAATCCGGAGGTTGGTGTTCGGTACAGCTTGGTCAGCCCCGATGGCGACGAAGGTTTTCCTGGGGAGGTGACCGTGACGGCGGAGTATCGCTGGAACGACGCCAGCGAACTGACGATCGAGTTCACCGCGACGACGACCAAGCCAACGCATGTGAATTTGACCAACCACAGCTACTGGAATTTGGCTGGGATCTCACCTGGCGACGGTGGAGCCAGCTCCGTGCGTGACTACCTGATGTTGTTGCACTGCAACGAGACATTGGATGTCGATGACGATTTGATCCCGACCGGATCGACGTCCCCGGTCGAGGGCACACCCTTTGATTTCTTGCATCCCGAAACGATCGGCAAACGAATCGAGCAGTTGCCTGCGACGAAGGGTTATGACCATTGCTATGTTGTCGCGGG
The window above is part of the Rhodopirellula islandica genome. Proteins encoded here:
- a CDS encoding aldose epimerase family protein; translated protein: MSLVTTPFGQTKDGKPVQKITLTNSHGHRVSVMNWGASLLEVEVPDRDGKLANVNMVFDSLDRYLDSHPGFGSSIGRFCNRIGFGKFDIDGEAYQVTVNHGQHCLHGGEVNFSHKWWDADLVSGKDAHGNPEVGVRYSLVSPDGDEGFPGEVTVTAEYRWNDASELTIEFTATTTKPTHVNLTNHSYWNLAGISPGDGGASSVRDYLMLLHCNETLDVDDDLIPTGSTSPVEGTPFDFLHPETIGKRIEQLPATKGYDHCYVVAGEPGTLRPAARVVDPKSGRTFEIETTQPGMQLYTANHLGGNASSAGHKSHEAFCLETQHAPDACNRPEFKSTLLRPGDTLKETTVHRFGVEAG